The genomic region GCTTGTCAACAAACCACATAAGATAATGGGAGAGATGACCAAGGCTTGGACAAAGTGGCAGGTTTTGATAAACTTCTTAAAAGTAGCAAGGTAGAGAGCTTTAGGAAAGGAATAagaccatgagacataggagcagaaattaggccattcggcccatcaagtttgctctgccattcaatcatggctgataagtttctcaaccccattttcctgccttctccccgtaacctttgatccccttaccaatcaagaacctatctatctcggtcttaaatacactcaatgacctggcctccacagccttctgtggcaatgaattccatagattcaccactctctggctaaagaagtttctcctcatctctgttttaaaaggtcttccctttactctgaggctcccttgggtcctagtctctcttactaatggaaacatcttccccatgtccactctatccaggcctttcagtattctgtaagtttaaatcagatccccccccccccccccaatccttctaaactccattgagtatagactcagagtcctcaaacgttcctcatatgttaagcttttcattcctgggatcatccttgtgtacctcctctggaccctttccagggccagcacatcctgcctgagatacggggcccaaaattgctcaccaaattctaaatgtggtctgaccagaacctttataaagtctcagcagcacatccctgcttttatattctagtcctcttgaaataaatgccaacattgcatttgccttcctaactacctactcaacctgcaagttaaccttaagagaatcctggactaggactcccaaatccctttgcactccagatttctgaattctctccccatttagaaaatagtctatgcctcttcttcctacaaatgtgcatgacctcacacttccccacattgtattccatctgctacttctttgcccattctcctaacctgttcaGATCCTTCTGCagttcctcaatactacctgtccctccacttatctttgtatcatctgcaaacttagccaggatgccctcagttccttcatctagtcattaatgtataaaatgaaaagttgtggtcccaacattgacccctgcggaactccaccagtcaccagctgccatcctgagaaggactcccttatccccactctctgcctcctgccagacagccaatcttctatccatgctagtaccttgcctctaacaccatgggctcttatcttactgagcagcctcctggagcatggggcctagacagctgaaagcacagccaccaatggtggaacaactAAAATagaggatgtgcaagaggcctgaATTGGCAGAATGCAAAAAGCTTAGAaaattgtagggctggaagaggttacagcgatgggcagaggtgaggccatgcgtagattttaaaacaaggatgagaattttcagtATTGTAACACAATTAATTTTGAGCCTAAAAGACCATTTCAggtaccctccctccccagagagTTATCTTTACTGATGATATGAATTCATTTGAGAACACCTCTTAAAAACCCCACCTGGGTGCTGATTAGTGGATACCTGAGCTATGTAAATGGCTGTGAGGGCTAATGTTATGGAAGTTTATCAAATTTATTGGAGCCTCAATTgtctttttctgttttattggATAAATATCTGTTTAGAGAATGGATTGAAAGTTTTGTCTGTGGTTGGTTGTTCACTTTTGGATATATGGAAGGTAAACTTTTGAAAGACCTGTGCCATTCTTCCCCTTTCCAAACTTTTTAAAGAAAAGGGAAATGATTGTTGTTCAAAACACACCATTCCATTTTTATGGAAGAAAATATTAACATTTGAGTTTTGCACTTTGGTAAAACATCAATTTTGATCTTGGTGTGGAGATGCTAGAGAATGGATTCCCTCCCCTGCTCTGGTAATGTTGTTGACAGGAATTGATCCTGTCCAACCTTATATGAAACAGGATTGGGAAAGTGTAATTCTAATTGGATGAAATTTGCATGCCCATTATAGCATGATTTTTGAGGTCTGACACCTGCAGAGTAACTGTTCAGACTGTTCGAATTTGCACACTTTCTTCCCTTTCTACTATGAATTGTCCCTGGGTGCATGAAGATCCTTTCCTGCCCTCATTAAAGTCACTGGAGTGGTTTGCGCAAAGACAACCTCAGAGGGAATAAAGTATTTTTTAGTATTGCTGAAaggagagacatgctgttgaagctttttaacttgtgctcatcaggacagatttgcaagaataccaattgtaaagggaacaacaatttatgctgcatgggAGGAgagtggactctaattggtagaggagaattgccatggagaatgccccAGGAAATGGTTgttccaagcttttgtttagttgtaaaaggcacaatgtgtggacctgctctttctatctgcaaaggacagggccttgtgtgtgcatgtataaaGCTTCTAGCAcacgtaagtgagccacacttgTGAGCCCAACTggtgatcttaaattggttgtcagtgtaattcctaGCACTTAACAAACCTGATTCTGCTGTAcagtcgtggaatcacatctaatcttGGTCATTTATGTTTTGAAAACGTGGGCTGGTTGGGTAAGTCAGTACTTTGCATGTTGCGAACAGTGggaaggacatgctgtttgatatgatccacctgccgttgggatgtacagcctgcATACCaagcatcacaccagcactgaaatttatataccacgttactcaattgtgtgatgggcagaacatctttttggcttgatggtagcATCCTGTTAGTCTAGAATACCACTTTTGTTGCCACTGCATACTAGCagcgtgaaatggctagcttcaccttatgctcaaatttttgagacaccttgtTGTTCCGGGGTAATCTTAGAGACTGGGCACCTTTCAGGACCAAAAGTGGTGGCCTTAAGTCCTTTTCTGAGGTTGCGCAATATAcagcgagcaatgatctgatcagtgtAGCCACTATCTCACAGGATGGCCCTATTTAAGCATCAAACTTgcacggtgagcaaatggctcgggtccTATTTATGATGTTGCCAATGAGGCCAATCTTAGGATGTGGAATGAAGGAATCCCAaagtgtatattgaccagtgaaggtaggcttgcggtagacagtagtagagaacccatcggcaaatttctcaactagcacagcAAGGAAAGGGAGCTTGTTTGACAGCTCCATTTCAAAGGCTAATTTGTGCTCAGCATGGAGCCCATCAAGGCGGGTAAGGAAATTCCTATATGCAACCCAGTTTGAATATGATATAATGTGGCCAGTTAAATTCTGGTTGACAGCATGTAAGTAGTGTGCAATGACGTGGGATGTGTAGTAGCATGCAGTTGAGTATGAACCAGTTTAATGTATGGTGAGCGAGGCCAAATGGGAGCACAGTATTCTGCAAGTGAATGGCATAGTGTAAGAGCAGATTAATATAAAGTGGAGGTGTTTGCTTCCTAGGCAAAGCCTGCAAGTTTGGTTATTAGGTTATTTTCAGTTTTGACTTTCTCAACCATTTtcactagattttttttttgtatgttTATAAAACACATTGATTACTGATCACAGTGATATCCTAACTGAGCTTTTCTTTGTGTTCAGTTTACAGCATTACCCTAGCAGTGAATTTAATAGGCTGCTTAGCTTGGCTGATAGCAGGAGGTGGCGCTATCAACTTTGGCCTGGCAATACTTTGGCTAGTTCTTTTCAGCCCCTGTTCATACGTCTGCTGGCTTCGTCCAATTTATAAAGCATTTAGGTAAATACTTGTgatgaaagaaataaaagatgttgAGCAACCTTAAGCAGACCCTTTTCAAGCTTGTAATTGTTGCATTTATTTTTCTCCAACAGATCTGATAGCTCTTTTAATTTCATGGCGTTTTTCTTCGTTTTTGCTGCCCAAGTTGTTTTGGCAGCTTTACAAGCAATTGGATTCAAAGGATGGGGAGCCTGGTGAGTCCTACCACTATGGAGGAAGCATAATTAGAAACCTTTCccaatttatatagcactttgctTTACCCTTTTCCACCTGGGCCCTTTGGTATTGTATGGTCTGGTCCAATGTGTACCACTTGAGCTATGTTAATGCAGTACTTCATACCTATCACAAGATggcaacaaatattttgtttatcCTTAACAATAATTTTTAATAAAGCTTTCACCTAGTTTGTTGTGAAGTCTTCACTTCAGCCTTCACCTGTCTAAAGGCTGAAAATAACTATTGTTTGATCTGTTTACATGGAGTAATATTATAGTCAGAAAAGAATGTTTAAAGATCACCAAATATAAAGCTGTATGAAGAAATGGATAATGACACGTGTAAACAGATTAGCAAAATATCTACGAGAAGTCATTTAAAAAGGATTGTAAGGTATTTAAAGAATTATAGAAAATTAACTAAACTAATATATAATCAAAGCCACCAAGACATACTGATACTAGATGGTACTGCAGTAAAGTCTGTCACAGGATACTGTAGAAACATACTGAAGGACAAAGGAATATTgatgtttatttaaaaataattaaatgacATAATATTTAAATTAGTGTCAGCCTGGGCTCACTGAATCAGCAAGTTGCATTTTCAAGCTCTACACCAGGGACTTGAGTGCATAATTTAAGCTGACATTTCAATGCAGAACTGTTTTGGAGGTGCGTCTTTCAGATCAGACAAACTGAGGGCCTGTCTGAGATGTTAGTCCCATGTGCTATCCAAGGCAGAGCAGGGAGCTGTACTGTTGTCCTTGTCAATATTCATCCCTCTGCGGACCACTATAACATGATCTGGTTATATAATTGCTGTTTGTTTGACCTTTTGTGTAAATTAGTTGTTGCCTTTTcacatgttacaacagtgactatgcttcaaaagtacttcattggctgtgaagtgatcTGGGATTCTTGAGCTGAAAGTCTGAATGCAAAGTCATTTATTCAATTAACTATTAGGAAGCAAAatctctttctctgaagtttatTTAAGATTTTCCTTCCGTTTCTGGCattaacaattaaaaaaaaaatcttgaaagAAGTGGGTTTTTAAATCGGCAGTGAATACTGGACCAACATTAAAAATCATTATGTATAACATGTTAACCATAttacttgttttttttatttcagtggATGGATAGCTGCCATAGGTTTCTTCTCAGTTAATGTTGGTGCTGGAGTGGTAATGCTGTTCCCTGCGATCATGTTCACAGCAGTTGCAATCCTGAGTGCACTTGTTATTTTCCGTGTAAGTTTagctccctctccccttctctgaaAATGTTCTTTCAAGTGCGTTTTTCTATTTGAATCACAAGTGGCCTTCAGTGATAGGTATCTAGAGGTGCCACCAGGATAATACAGCCCACACTATGAACAGATTATTCAGTAAACTGATGAGCAGCTCAATATACTACTTGCAGGTGCTGTAAGCATTCTGCAGTACATTCCTAGAGATGATGATCGATTCTATTGAGTTGCAAAGTTAATCGCTTAGAAGAAATATTTGATTATGAACCTGGACATCTCTCTGCAAGTAGACTGGGATTCATCCAAGATGAATATTGAATTGCACTCTTCAAGTTCCTTTTCAAGAAAATGGGTTGCAACGTTGAGAACTTGGGCAAAACAAGTTTCAGGACatggaattaggagcaggagtaggccactcagcccttggagcctgcaccaccattcagtaagatcatggctgatctgattgtagcctcactccacattcttgcctacccccaaaatctttcatccccttgcttatcaagaatctatctacctctgccttaaaatattcaaagattctgcttccaccacctttagaggtagagaattccaaggaccctgaaacctctgagagaaaaaaatattcaccttatttttaaacagtggcccctagtactaaattctcccacaagaggaaacatttctccacattgacccTGCCAAGACTCCTcaagatcttaaatgtttcaatcaagttgcctcttactcttctaaactccagtggatacaagtctagcctgtctaacctttcctcataaggcaacctgcccaATCCAAGTGTTAGtttagtaaacattctctgaactgctttcaatgcatttacacccttcctttaAATAAGGATACCAATACTGAGCATTGTACTCCAGACgtggtcccaccaatgccctgtaaaattgaagcataacctcttacttttgtattcaattacccttgcagtaaatgataacattctattagctttccttattacttgctttacctacatactaacctgttgagattcatgcactagggcatcTAGATTTCTCTGCAGATCAGAGCTTGGTATTATgttgccatttagataatatgctgctttttttaattttcctgccaaaaatggacaatttcacacctTCCCATATTaagctccatttgccaggtcttatagcctatctatatccctctgtagcctctttatgtcctccttcacaacttactatcctacctatctttatatcatcaaatttagcaaccatacctttggtcccttcatccaagtcatttatataaattgtaaaaaagttgaggcctcagcactgatctctgttgCACACCACTCGTGTTTTTGCCAACCAGCAAAAGACCCATTGATGCCTACTGTGtcctgttaactaaccaatcttctatccatgccaatatgttatcccccctacgccatgagcttttatttttcacagtaAGCTTTGATGTGGCTTCTGTAAATCTAAATgcagcacatccaccagttcccttttatcaacagcatatgttacttcttcaaagaactccaataaattggttaaacatgatttctctttcacaaaacctattgactctgcctgattaccttgatttttttcaagggccctgctataacatatttaataactttttcccaatgacagttgttaagctaactggcctgtagtttcctgtttctgtctcactctcttgaataaaagagttacattcactatctTCCAAtcgaatggaaccttccccaaatcgagggaattttggaaagttaaaatcaacgcatcaactatctcactagccacttcttttaagaccctatgaTGAAGTCCTTCAGGACCAGGCACTTGTAagcctgcagttccaacaattttctcagtaccacttccctggtgatttataattttcctgagttcctaactcccttccatttcctgatttatagctatttctgggatgttattgtatcctgtatagtgaagaccaatgcaaagtacaggttcaattcatctgccatttccttattttccattactaattcccaaactcactttctataggaccaacactcactttaagttttcttttttaaatatctacagaaacttttactatctgtctttatatttctagctagctttcccttgtactctaatttttccttccttatcaatcttatcattctttgctgttcttaatattctgtccaacctcctgacctgccacccattttTGTGCTattatgtgctttttcttttaagtttgatactaccttaattttttttttgttaactaCAGATGGTGgctcctccccttggaattttttttctcattggaatgtacctattctgcgtattctaaaatatccccttaaatgtctgccactgcaaacTATTGACCTTCTCTTAACCtgattttccagttcacttttaGCTCATAattatgccctcataattgctcttgtttaagtttaaaatagtcttggacccactcttctcgcCCTCAGTCAGATTGTAATATTCGATCATATTTTGAtctc from Carcharodon carcharias isolate sCarCar2 chromosome 14, sCarCar2.pri, whole genome shotgun sequence harbors:
- the LOC121286968 gene encoding secretory carrier-associated membrane protein 4-like; this encodes MTEKANNFPPLPKFIPLKPCFYQNFEEEIPPDHCHLVKRIYHLWIFYSITLAVNLIGCLAWLIAGGGAINFGLAILWLVLFSPCSYVCWLRPIYKAFRSDSSFNFMAFFFVFAAQVVLAALQAIGFKGWGACGWIAAIGFFSVNVGAGVVMLFPAIMFTAVAILSALVIFRVHRIYRGGGGSFQKAQEEWSAGTWQNPPPKQLAFQTVAGNTLPQYPTVPRYPCGDEWS